The Pyrus communis chromosome 14, drPyrComm1.1, whole genome shotgun sequence sequence ATTTTCTCCGTGACTTGAAACATTGGGGAACCATGAAACTCTGTTGCCCACCCTTGCTGGACCGCAACTACACAACCCTCCTCCATCGACCACCCTTCCTCATACTGAAAGGTTTTCTTGAATCTAGCTTTGTTCTTTGGCATCCATTCAACCATTATAGGTATATGGTCAGACGAATTTGGTTTCAAATGAGAAACACGAAATCCAGGAAACACATCCATCCACTTTTGCGATGCTACAACTCTATCTAATCTTACTTTGATACCCCCACACCTCGTAGTGACCCAAGTAAATTTATTTCCAACATACCCCAAGTCTTGTAACTGGTAGTTTGTTAGTGCATTCCGAAACCCCTGCATTTGGCGTTCACTTTGTATATCACCTCCTTCCTGTTCCTCAGCACACAAGATCTCATTGAAATCCCCCAACACCATGACAACTCCGAATTGTCACTCAGCCTTTAAAGAAAACTCCATGATTTATGCCTATTCCTCCAATCTCCAAATCAATATTTAGACTTAATTATTTTGTCTTTTCCTTGATTAATTAGTTGATTAATCAGTATTAAATAGTGTGTTTCTTTTGCATGAAGATTTAAGCGTCAGTAATCATGGGGATTTGACGTAATTAGACGGCTGCTTGGTTTCAAGTGTCGTatgtttcctttttattttatttttgagaaatgctaatgGAACTCTCTTAAAAGTTTCGTGAACTTTTTGCCGTTTCACAGTTTAATATCAATTTAtgtgttaatattataaaatattatgttaaaaacATGAGGTGATAGAGAATCTATTGAAAAACTCATTTTTTagccatttttttttgtaaaagtctTATGTTTCCTTTGTTA is a genomic window containing:
- the LOC137714652 gene encoding uncharacterized protein, which translates into the protein MVLGDFNEILCAEEQEGGDIQSERQMQGFRNALTNYQLQDLGYVGNKFTWVTTRCGGIKVRLDRVVASQKWMDVFPGFRVSHLKPNSSDHIPIMVEWMPKNKARFKKTFQYEEGWSMEEGCVVAVQQGWATEFHGSPMFQVTEKIKATQLQLANWAKTMKRSIPREISETEDKLNALFGRPFTKTTIAQRHELNTWLQSLLAQEEAFWRQRSKENWLKLGDQNTKKFHQKANRRQRMNALSRLYDEAGV